The Manduca sexta isolate Smith_Timp_Sample1 chromosome 20, JHU_Msex_v1.0, whole genome shotgun sequence DNA segment TGTCGACTCTCACATAGGATTGACGCAAGTAAACGACGTGTCCGAACTTGAGCTGGCGGAAATTATTTTAGAGAAcaagaaaaaatctaaaaggAATGGCAAAGTTCGCCAAATGACACAGCCAAATGATGACAGTCCCGTCATAAAAAGACGAAACAAAAAGTCGAACAGGCAAATTCACAGCGATTCGGACGACAGCAGTTGAGGATTGATAAGACTGATAGTTGGTGCTATAATGTATGCAAAGACGCAAGTGTACCCGCTCTAATTTTATTTAGCATATCTATGCAATTAATTGCATCACTTGGCCCATTGGAAAACTGATTCCAAATGAGTGGAGGATCCGAAcatgttaattatattctatGAAGAATAGTGGCTTCAGATTTGAGTTACCTCACTAATATAAAGAGCAACAACGTTAGTGAAACTACGAAAAGTTTACTAGCATTGCCCCATGAACCAAATTATGTGACGCCGTATAAAACTGTGATATACTTGAGCTGGACtttagtacaaaaatatttatttaatttcaattatttatgtgtgtgtatataaatttttgtacaattcctacattttatataataattggaatcatgagaaataaaaagcgaaatggataattatttaatttattattatgtttttatctgTAATATTCTACTGTGTGAAATTGTCATAAAACaagatattacaaaacaataccCTACTGGGCTATTTTAAATGATCAATCTAGCATCAGTTCAATAAGTGACCTTAGTATGTATGACAAGTCACATTAATTAAGTTATGTATTGAGTAAACAGATCACTAAACAATTAGGCAATAAAATGAAAACCTTAATTCATAGTGAATGAACTGATGGCCCATTTCAGAGAAGAAATAGTAATTGCTTCATAAAGGGACATACAGATTTGCTAAATCCACTGTGATTGTTGATTTGACTGTCACCGTCCATGAGCAAAACATACCGCGAAATGAGTAAATCTGTGTCATCTAATATGTCtacttagttttgttttatctgGCTTAAAAATAACACACTGCAGCATTTCACTCCTCATTGTATTTCCTCTTTGCTTCTACTTCCTTAACTTTCTGCTTTCCTTTATGGATGTCTTCCAAGTCGGCCTGTAGTTCAGAATATCTTTTTTGCAATTGCTTCTCGCGATCAGTTTGACGGTTGACATCCTCCGTCAGTGATTCTATTCTACGTGGAATGGCTGCTTTCTCTTGTTCAGCAAGGAACTTGAATGTCGACAGTTCTAAATTAGCTTGTTCTATTTGATCTTGTAATTCCTGGAATTGTTTAATCAGCGATGCTGCGCGGCTCTGGTACCCTCCAGTGAGTACTCTTAATTTCTTCTCCATCTTAGAACACTTCTTGGCTTCTTTAGCCATGTGATTTCTGTTTTGTTCCAGTCTTTTTTCTGCGGATTCTAGTCTATCCTTTTTGCTGGCTAAGTTCGCACGTGTATATCTGTTTTGGCCGGGTAAAAATAATACCTGgagataaaacataatttattactacTCTTGAAGGTACATTTTTCTACAAACTAATGTTAAAGTTAAcagagacaaaaataataaatatcctcCTAACCTGTGCAAGACATTCTTCCCACACTTGCGTGTAAGCCTCTATGCTGAGCTCGCCATGTCCCATGCCAGTTTTGACAACGTCCATTTCCTTCTTCAGCTCTTGTTTGGCCAGTGCCAATTCCTCAGGAGAGAACTCTTCATACGGATGTTGTTCTAGATACGCCAAATGTGACGCTTGTAGCTGCACTGCTCTTTTCTTATCAACGCCTGTAATTAATGACATCGATTTGAGAGATCAAATTGTAATAGTTCTCCCCAATCCTTTTTGGGAATTTGAAACTAAAAAATCCGGCTCTAAGgaccaaatatttgtttatgtcaTACAGTAAGTATAGCCGACATATCAAAGTCGTAAATAAGTGTTTATATATCCTAAACTAGCTTCTACTGTCAGCCTCGCTAGCGTCAACGTTAATACCCCggatgaaaagtagcctatatatagTACAGAAAGATTTGCCAAAATATGTCAGGTATTTTTCattacaaacatacaatatcataaatcttttcataatttaaataattggtgAATATTAATATTGGTTTCTTCATTTTGTACAAAATGAGTTATAAATGGTATTGGTGTATGCTATCAATATTTgattagtatttttaaagattCCATTAAACATTCGCAAAGTACCGCGCATCATTTGTTGCCTTTTAACATGGTTTACGATAACggataattataatgaaagttACCCGGCGGCGGGTCGCGCAGCGCGTCGTAGTGCAGCATGGTGACCATCTCCGCCTTGAGCAGCTCCTCAGCCTGTTGCAGCGGCGTGAGCTGtgcgccgccgcgcaccacggCCGCGTTCACGTCGGCGGGCCGCGTGCAGCCGCGCTGCACCGCCGACGAGCGCCGCGCCAGAGCCGCCAGACCTGACAAATGAACACACACACATTATACATCACTATATTgttcttacaaaatatataagaacTATCATAAATTCTTACGTTTTTCTTCTTGCTCTTGCGCATATCTAGCGTCCGCATCAGCTTGATCTTCTACTAGAGGTGCAGTGGCCGTACTTTCTTTCTCCTCGTCTCCCTCTTGATCAGGAACTACTATCTCATAATCGTTTCTGGGAGCCGGCAAGGCCTGAAGTGCGTTACGGACAGACGCCTTTAGCTGTTTTTGCATCTGATTAACTAATTGGGGAGTGTCCCCACCACTGAGTCTGTCTTCAGGGTTTATGCTCAACTTGTCACGTAGTCCAGGTGTAAGGCCTGGTTGACTGGTTCCTCCTTGGCTTGGGGTATTGAAACTACCCGGCGTTGATACTTCGCTGCGTGATGatctatacaaaaattattaagcaTACTCATCAAATCAAAAAGGCAACAAACTAATAACGAAATTCTTAGACATACCTGAACGGCGTAGCTAGTACGGTGTTAGGCGTGGCGACAACCTGCGACTGTGGCAAAGCGCCTGAGAAGTCACTCTCATGCAGTGGCGTGTTCAAGCCTCCTTTCAGTGGAGTGTCCACATGTGTCAATGCCATCACATTCTGTGCCTCCATTAGGATACTAAAAGAGTtccagttaaaaatataattgtatgcaACTTAAAATACCTATTAATTCATGGTATTGCAATATGCATATTATCAACACACTGTTGATAATATGCATTTCCATAACATTGTCATCCACACTTATAAACACTAATAATTATTCATGATCTTTCGAAATGTCGATGGTTACGCACCGGTCCTGTTGTTGCACGGGCGTACGCAGCGCAgtggcgggcgcgggcgccaCGGCGTACTCCGCCAGCAGCGCGTCCGTGGCGCCGCCCGCCACCGCACCCGCACCCGCCGCGGCGCCGGCCGCCGACTCGCGCGCCGCCTCCGACGCGCGGCCCAGCTTCACTACCTGCTGCAACTCCTGTGACACACATAATAACCATTTCATTGCAAGGATTAGATTTATCTTGTATATACAGAAACTTCATCCCAA contains these protein-coding regions:
- the LOC115448195 gene encoding cell division cycle 5-like protein, translating into MPRIMIKGGVWRNTEDEILKAAVMKYGKNQWSRIASLLHRKSAKQCKARWYEWLDPSIKKTEWSREEDEKLLHLAKLMPTQWRTIAPIIGRTAAQCLERYEYLLDQAQKKEEGEDVGDDPRKLKPGEIDPNPETKPARPDPKDMDEDELEMLSEARARLANTQGKKAKRKAREKQLEEARRLAALQKRRELSAAGIAVPIRRKKKRGVDYNSEIPFEKKPASGFYDTSTEVVDPMAPDFSRLRQQHLDGELHSEKEERERRKDKQKLKQRKENDVPQAMLQGDQPARKRSKLVLPEPQVTDQELQQVVKLGRASEAARESAAGAAAGAGAVAGGATDALLAEYAVAPAPATALRTPVQQQDRILMEAQNVMALTHVDTPLKGGLNTPLHESDFSGALPQSQVVATPNTVLATPFRSSRSEVSTPGSFNTPSQGGTSQPGLTPGLRDKLSINPEDRLSGGDTPQLVNQMQKQLKASVRNALQALPAPRNDYEIVVPDQEGDEEKESTATAPLVEDQADADARYAQEQEEKRLAALARRSSAVQRGCTRPADVNAAVVRGGAQLTPLQQAEELLKAEMVTMLHYDALRDPPPGVDKKRAVQLQASHLAYLEQHPYEEFSPEELALAKQELKKEMDVVKTGMGHGELSIEAYTQVWEECLAQVLFLPGQNRYTRANLASKKDRLESAEKRLEQNRNHMAKEAKKCSKMEKKLRVLTGGYQSRAASLIKQFQELQDQIEQANLELSTFKFLAEQEKAAIPRRIESLTEDVNRQTDREKQLQKRYSELQADLEDIHKGKQKVKEVEAKRKYNEE